One Purpureocillium takamizusanense chromosome 1, complete sequence genomic window carries:
- the SUN4 gene encoding Beta-glucosidase (SUN) (COG:S~CAZy:GH132~SECRETED:SignalP(1-19~SECRETED:cutsite=ATA-NS~SECRETED:prob=0.3025)~EggNog:ENOG503NUJ1) — translation MKNLLGYTLAASLAASATANSHHHLHRHARRHGSKVVDKRAPDQVTVVVVAATTAYEMAGKPYEASKAQQCIDRGDCVVVGETTPTWTPPPPPPPPKPTTTSKAPAQFIEKPSTTSSPPPPPPKTTSQAPPPPPAPSQAKPAKSSNSNSGGFGVDREFPSGEIECSKFPSDYGAVPIDWLNQGGWSSLQGVPDFSFGAKLISKIIGGTSGSTCITGYFCSYACPPGYQKAHWPEAQGSTGQSVGGLYCNDKGYLELTRKGYSTLCMKGAGGVSIQNDLDEVVATCRTDYPGSEAMVIPAIAQPGGTVEITNPKQDDYYVWQGKTTSAQYYINPKGLGEKDACVWTSSVAPKSAGNWASLNLGVGQAADGNTYIGLFRNEPTSDAKLDFNVEIIGDVTTKCSYKNGQFSNGGKGCTATVAPGGKAIVRYF, via the exons ATGAAGAACCTTCTCGGCTATACCCTCGCGGCCTCGCTggccgcgagcgccacggcgaattcgcaccaccacctccaccgccacGCCAGGAGGCACGGAAGCAAGGTTGTCGACAAGCGTGCCCCCGACCAGGTGaccgtcgtagtcgtcgctGCCACGACCGCCTACGAGATGGCCGGAAAGCCGTACGAAGCGTCCAAGGCCCAACAGTGCATCGATCGCGGAGACtgcgttgtcgtcggcgagacgacgccgacttggacgccgccgccgccgccaccgccgcccaagcccacGACCACGTCCAAGGCACCTGCTCAGTTCATTGAGAAGCCGAGCAcgacgtcttcgccgccgccaccgccccccAAGACGACGTCCCAGgccccgcctcccccccctgcGCCCTCGCAGGCTAAGCCAGCCAAGTCGAGCAACTCCAACAGTGGAGGATTTGGTGTAGACCGAGAATTTCCAAGCGGCGAGATCGAGTGCTCCAAGTTCCCCTCGGACTATGGCGCTGTGCCTATCGATTGGCTCAACCAGGGCGGCTGGTCCAGTCTGCAGGGTGTCCCAGACTTCAGCTTTGGAGCGAAGCTCATCAGCAAGATCATTGGCGGTACTAGTGGCTCGACCTGCATCACAGGTTACTTTTGCTCGTATGCCTGCCCTCCCGGCTACCAGAAGGCCCACTGGCCTGAAGCCCAGGGTTCCACTGGCCAGTCCGTCGGTGGCCTCTACTGCAACGACAAGGGTTATCTTGAGCTTACGCGGAAGGGCTATTCGACTTTGTGCATGAAGGGCGCTGGAGGTGTGAGTATTCAGAATGACCTCGATGAGGTCGTTGCCACGTGTCGCACCGATTATCCCGGAAGCGAGGCAATGGTCATCCCCGCCATTGCTCAACCAGGCGGCACGGTCGAAATCACGAACCCCAAGCAGGACGATTACTATGTCTGGCAAGGCAAGACGACTTCCGCTCAGTACTACATTAACCCCAAGGGCCTCGGTGAGAAGGATGCTTGCGTCTGGACTAGCAGTGTGGCGCCTAAGTCGGCTGGTAACTGGGCCTCTCTCAACCTGGGTGTCGGCCAGGCCGCGGATGGCAACACGTACATTGGCCTCTTCCGAAACGAACCTACGAGCGATGCCAAGCTGGACTTTAATGTTGAGATCATTGGCGATGTCACAACGAAATGCTCATACAAGAACGGCCAATTCTCCAATGGTGGGAAGGGCTGCACC GCCACTGTAGCGCctggcggcaaggccatTGTTCGATACTTTTGA
- the HOS2 gene encoding Histone deacetylase (EggNog:ENOG503NWW7~COG:B): MDMDAYRFRVPKPNYLPHKVNVDRNDSIVERYDAPLGLASELDNAKFFNKCKRMAEESGITRPKGYNVSFHCNPEMEKHHFGVTHPMKPWRLTLSKSLIYSYGMSFAMDNYVSRAATYEELADFHSTDYLDFLGTVLPEPVPRDVENQNPDLKFNLGGSDCPLFEGLYDYCSMSAGSALDAARKICAKQSDIAIAWGGGLHHAKKAEASGFCYINDIVIAILELLRHHPRVLYIDIDVHHGDGVEEAFFSTDRVMTVSFHKYDPNNFFPGTGALDDNGPKNEQNPGAHHAVNVPLNDGITDEQYDMLFNTIISRIVEKFRPSAVALQCGADSLAGDRLGRFNLQVQGHGACVEFCKRMNLPLILFGGGGYTPRNVARAWTYETSIAIGCQDKISDVLPQHTPWRDQFRQETLFPTLEQILGEPRQNKNPPKRLQEIVNHVSEQLRFVQAAPSVQMQAIPPDIGAIRQDVEDRIKEEAAERNDELRRVKEAGVATPMEF; encoded by the coding sequence atggacatggacgcgTACCGGTTCCGCGTGCCCAAGCCCAACTATCTACCTCACAAGGTCAACGTGGACCGCAATGACTCTATTGTCGAGCGGTACGATGCGCCCCTTGGCCTTGCTAGCGAGCTGGACAACGCCAAGTTCTTCAACAAGTGCAAGCGCATGGCTGAGGAATCCGGCATCACCCGGCCAAAGGGCTACAACGTCTCATTCCACTGCAATCCCGAGATGGAGAAGCACCACTTCGGCGTTACGCACCCCATGAAGCCCTGGCGCCTCACCCTCTCCAAGAGCCTCATCTACTCGTACGGCATGTCGTTCGCCATGGACAACTACGTCTCACGCGCTGCCACGTACGAAGAGCTCGCCGACTTTCACTCCACCGACTATCTCGACTTCCTCGGGACTGTGCTACCCGAACCTGTCCCCCGCGACGTGGAGAACCAGAATCCTGACCTCAAGTTCAACCTTGGAGGTAGTGACTGCCCTTTGTTTGAAGGTCTGTACGATTACTGCTCCATGTCGGCTGGCAGCGCCCTGGACGCTGCACGGAAGATCTGCGCGAAGCAATCGGATATTGCAATCGCTTGGGGAGGCGGCCTCCACCACGCCAAGAAGGCGGAGGCGTCGGGCTTTTGCTACATAAACGACATTGTCATCGCCATCCTTGAGCTTCTGCGCCACCATCCCCGCGTCCTATACATCGATATCGATGTTCACCATGGTGATGGCGTGGAAGAGGCTTTCTTCTCAACAGACCGCGTCATGACGGTTTCGTTCCATAAATACGATCCGAATAACTTCTTTCCTGGAACTGGAgctctcgacgacaacggtCCGAAGAATGAACAGAACCCAGGGGCTCACCACGCCGTCAATGTCCCTCTCAACGACGGCATCACCGATGAGCAGTACGACATGCTCTTCAACACCATCATCAGCCGCATAGTCGAAAAGTTCCGACCAAGCGCTGTTGCCCTTCAGTGCGGCGCCGACTCCCTGGCCGGCGACCGTCTCGGGCGCTTCAACCTCCAAGTTCAGGGTCACGGCGCGTGTGTAGAGTTCTGCAAGCGCATGAACCTGCCCCTCATcctctttggcggcggcggctacacGCCTAGGAACGTTGCCCGCGCCTGGACGTATGAGACTAGCATCGCCATCGGCTGTCAGGACAAGATTAGCGACGTGCTGCCCCAACACACGCCTTGGCGCGACCAGTTCCGGCAAGAGACGCTCTTTCCCACGCTGGAGCAAATCCTCGGCGAACCCAGGCAGAACAAGAACCCGCCTAAGCGGCTCCAGGAGATTGTCAACCACGTcagcgagcagctgcgcttCGTCCAGGCCGCCCCAAGCGTCCAGATGCAGGCCATACCGCCAGACATCGGGGCCATCAGACAAGACGTGGAGGACAGGATCAaggaagaggcggccgagaGGAATGACGAGCTGCGGAGGGTCAAGGAGGCTGGAGTCGCCACCCCCATGGAGTTTTAA
- a CDS encoding uncharacterized protein (EggNog:ENOG503NYCY~COG:B) encodes MPRDDLSIDFVKRMPQAEPLDPGLILDDWINRVQNLPEEIRFMQDEIADKDRQYNECIRTIEDRDGKIQKWIKSNGIHEANPKEELLRAQIRDAYARADKISQDKIALTQRLQAIMDKHLRSLDVQIKLLYDRAEPGFTDPDEVPSLLRPSAANHTAPSIRSINPSAHMATAGPIPSPLNPAHTSSNPATTRLPTHPSIRQAQAQQALNQHPASAPATPAASIILNRQRESSAGPATKRGPRSSTGPGNAPAASSGLARHSSLGPGVPKAGPGAGAGAAVRAGSAGPRAGSVKAGSAAGSRRGTPTATARKKAPNKSSLSRVKKASARNSPASTADSDLSEAESLSAGEEDEGADGRSPGTPAADGKDADGDEAVGDAEDEDEEGGDEKTYCLCHNVSYGDMVACDNDNCPYEWFHWSCVGLKSEPNGTWYCPVCTEKFQKKSK; translated from the coding sequence ATGCCTAGAGACGATCTGTCCATCGATTTCGTCAAGAGGATGCCTCAAGCCGAACCCCTCGATCCGGGCTTGATCCTCGACGATTGGATCAACCGTGTCCAAAACCTGCCCGAGGAGATTCGTTTCATGCAGGACGAAATCGCCGACAAGGATCGACAATACAACGAGTGCATCCGAACGATCGAAGACCGCGACGGCAAGATCCAAAAATGGATCAAGTCGAACGGGATCCATGAGGCGAACCCTAAGGAGGAGCTGCTACGTGCTCAGATCCGCGACGCTTATGCCCGCGCCGACAAGATTTCGCAGGACAAAATTGCCCTTACACAAAGGCTGCAGGCCATCATGGACAAGCATCTGCGCAGCCTTGACGTTCAAATAAAGCTACTTTACGACCGCGCAGAGCCTGGCTTCACCGATCCTGACGAGGTGCCTTCGCTCCTccggcccagcgccgccaaccacACCGCCCCGTCGATCCGTTCCATCAACCCGTCCGCGCACATGGCCACCGCTGGCCCTATCCCGTCGCCGCTGAATCCAGCGCACACCTCCTCGAACCCTGCCACCACGCGCCTGCCCACACACCCCAGCATCcggcaagctcaagctcAACAGGCGCTCAACCAGCACCCGGCGTCCGCTCCTGCCACACCAGCCGCGAGCATCATACTCAACCGACAACGCGAAAGCTCTGCCGGCCCTGCGACCAAACGTGGCCCTCGATCCAGCACGGGCCCTGGAAACGCACCCGCGGCATCAAGCGGACTCGCGAGACACTCATCGCTAGGACCCGGCGTTCCCAAGGCTGGTCCgggtgctggcgctggggcTGCGGTTAGGGCGGGTAGTGCTGGTCCACGCGCAGGCTCGGTCAAGGcaggctccgccgccggaaGCCGGCGAGGCACACCGACTGCCACGGCACGTAAGAAGGCCCCCAACAAGTCGTCGCTGTCCCGAGTGAAGAAGGCTTCGGCGCGAAACTCACCTGCTTCGACGGCGGATAGTGACCTGTCGGAAGCGGAGAGCTTGAGCGcgggcgaagaagacgagggcgcAGACGGCCGTTCTCCTGgcacgcccgcggccgacggcaaagacgccgatggcgacgaggctgtgGGAGATgcggaagacgaggacgaggaaggcggTGATGAGAAGACCTACTGCCTTTGCCATAACGTGAGCTACGGAGATATGGTGGCCTGCGACAACGACAATTGCCCATATGAGTGGTTTCATTGGTCGTGCGTCGGCCTGAAGAGCGAGCCTAACGGGACCTGGTACTGTCCGGTGTGCACGGAGAAGTTTcagaagaagagcaagtAG
- a CDS encoding uncharacterized protein (EggNog:ENOG503NYCY~COG:B) — MPQAEPLDPGLILDDWINRVQNLPEEIRFMQDEIADKDRQYNECIRTIEDRDGKIQKWIKSNGIHEANPKEELLRAQIRDAYARADKISQDKIALTQRLQAIMDKHLRSLDVQIKLLYDRAEPGFTDPDEVPSLLRPSAANHTAPSIRSINPSAHMATAGPIPSPLNPAHTSSNPATTRLPTHPSIRQAQAQQALNQHPASAPATPAASIILNRQRESSAGPATKRGPRSSTGPGNAPAASSGLARHSSLGPGVPKAGPGAGAGAAVRAGSAGPRAGSVKAGSAAGSRRGTPTATARKKAPNKSSLSRVKKASARNSPASTADSDLSEAESLSAGEEDEGADGRSPGTPAADGKDADGDEAVGDAEDEDEEGGDEKTYCLCHNVSYGDMVACDNDNCPYEWFHWSCVGLKSEPNGTWYCPVCTEKFQKKSK; from the coding sequence ATGCCTCAAGCCGAACCCCTCGATCCGGGCTTGATCCTCGACGATTGGATCAACCGTGTCCAAAACCTGCCCGAGGAGATTCGTTTCATGCAGGACGAAATCGCCGACAAGGATCGACAATACAACGAGTGCATCCGAACGATCGAAGACCGCGACGGCAAGATCCAAAAATGGATCAAGTCGAACGGGATCCATGAGGCGAACCCTAAGGAGGAGCTGCTACGTGCTCAGATCCGCGACGCTTATGCCCGCGCCGACAAGATTTCGCAGGACAAAATTGCCCTTACACAAAGGCTGCAGGCCATCATGGACAAGCATCTGCGCAGCCTTGACGTTCAAATAAAGCTACTTTACGACCGCGCAGAGCCTGGCTTCACCGATCCTGACGAGGTGCCTTCGCTCCTccggcccagcgccgccaaccacACCGCCCCGTCGATCCGTTCCATCAACCCGTCCGCGCACATGGCCACCGCTGGCCCTATCCCGTCGCCGCTGAATCCAGCGCACACCTCCTCGAACCCTGCCACCACGCGCCTGCCCACACACCCCAGCATCcggcaagctcaagctcAACAGGCGCTCAACCAGCACCCGGCGTCCGCTCCTGCCACACCAGCCGCGAGCATCATACTCAACCGACAACGCGAAAGCTCTGCCGGCCCTGCGACCAAACGTGGCCCTCGATCCAGCACGGGCCCTGGAAACGCACCCGCGGCATCAAGCGGACTCGCGAGACACTCATCGCTAGGACCCGGCGTTCCCAAGGCTGGTCCgggtgctggcgctggggcTGCGGTTAGGGCGGGTAGTGCTGGTCCACGCGCAGGCTCGGTCAAGGcaggctccgccgccggaaGCCGGCGAGGCACACCGACTGCCACGGCACGTAAGAAGGCCCCCAACAAGTCGTCGCTGTCCCGAGTGAAGAAGGCTTCGGCGCGAAACTCACCTGCTTCGACGGCGGATAGTGACCTGTCGGAAGCGGAGAGCTTGAGCGcgggcgaagaagacgagggcgcAGACGGCCGTTCTCCTGgcacgcccgcggccgacggcaaagacgccgatggcgacgaggctgtgGGAGATgcggaagacgaggacgaggaaggcggTGATGAGAAGACCTACTGCCTTTGCCATAACGTGAGCTACGGAGATATGGTGGCCTGCGACAACGACAATTGCCCATATGAGTGGTTTCATTGGTCGTGCGTCGGCCTGAAGAGCGAGCCTAACGGGACCTGGTACTGTCCGGTGTGCACGGAGAAGTTTcagaagaagagcaagtAG
- a CDS encoding Protein-histidine N-methyltransferase (COG:S~EggNog:ENOG503NYCQ), with the protein MAFSFAFSGDDIDAATQRELELTSPPATTTTTTSAFPVAGKPQLPPTNHPLADLLARLPSKIAYDFVDLTLDDGSPLRIPRRELWDVRVQLMAEDGDDDDGRAAEGLGEHDVKTGVYEGGFKSWESSVDLVKVLASQSHPSTLQQRSPVRSIELGCGTALPSLALFQWALALDATPPPQPFTFILADYNPSVLQLVTMPNFLLAWALHHHHRHHHRHPALHDAFSADGELEITPELLQAFQESLRERNMTLAFLSGGWSQGFVELLYGLPDSSAQDRSPAPGVTLLLGAETIYSPFALEAFNETMFAILRREQAVSAVHATAFVAAKRLYFGVGGSLDDFVDKARAKGATVVKLREEVDGVARGVVRCELPTVASDQHMTDG; encoded by the exons ATGGCTTTTTCATTCGCCttctcgggcgacgacatAGACGCCGCAACGCAACGCGAGTTGGAACTGACCTCGCCacctgccaccaccaccaccaccaccagcgcgtTCCCCGTCGCAGGCAAGCCGCAGCTCCCGCCCACAAACCATCCCCTCGCAGACCTCCTCGCCAGGCTGCCCTCCAAGATCGCCTACGACTTCGTGGACCTGACTCTCGACGATGGCTCTCCTCTGCGCATCCCGCGCCGCGAACTCTGGGACGTCCGCGTCCAGCTCATGGctgaggacggcgacgacgacgatggccgcgccgccgagggccttgGTGAGCACGACGTCAAGACGGGCGTCTATGAGGGCGGCTTCAAGAGCTGGGAGAGCAGCGTCGACCTCGTTAAAGTGCTTGCCTCCCAGAGCCATCCCTCCACGCTACAACAACGCAGCCCCGTACGGTCTATCGAG CTTGGCTGCGGCACGGCATTGCCATCATTGGCCCTGTTCCAATGGGCCCTGGCTCTAGATGCCACTCCTCCCCCCCAGCCCTTCACCTTCATCCTGGCCGACTATAACCCTTCTGTCCTCCAACTCGTCACGATGCCCAATTTCCTCCTTGCCTGGgcccttcaccaccaccatcggcaccaccaccggcatcctgcactgcacgatgccttctccgccgacggcgagctcgaaATCACCCCAGAGCTGCTCCAGGCCTTTCAGGAAAGCTTGCGAGAGCGCAACATGACCCTCGCGTTCCTCTCCGGTGGCTGGTCCCAAGGTTTCGTCGAGTTGCTCTATGGCCTCCCCGACAGCTCCGCCCAGGATCGGTCTCCTGCGCCTGGTGTGACTCTGTTACTCGGGGCGGAAACCATCTACTCCCCCTTTGCCCTCGAGGCTTTCAACGAGACTATGTTCGCAATCCTACGCCGTGAACAGGCGGTTTCCGCGGTGCACGCCACTGCTTTCGTGGCTGCCAAGAGGCTCTAtttcggcgtcggcgggtCTCTTGACGACTTTGTCGACAAGGCCCGCGCAAagggcgccaccgtcgtcaaGCTCAGGGAAGAGGTCGACGGAGTTGCTCGTGGTGTTGTCCGCTGCGAATTACCTACAGTTGCGTCCGACCAGCACATGACCGATGGCTAG
- a CDS encoding uncharacterized protein (COG:S~BUSCO:EOG092652TN~EggNog:ENOG503P3VX), producing the protein MRPSLTRLASAATQGGGGGGGGLRPRPTALLPPIPLYRRLLRAHRKHLPADMRVLGDEYIKAEFRAHRSIDNPSHLIGFLTEWQLYAQKIEGDAWAGDKIEQGKLEKMSEEQIHQLYELMQAIQKHRGEGGSG; encoded by the exons ATGCGCCCATCGCTCACACGGCTGgcatcggccgcgacgcagggtggcggcggcggcggcggcgggctcagacccaggccgacggccctgctgccgcccataCCGCTCTaccggcggctgctgcgcgcgcatcGCAAGCACCTGCCCGCCGACATGCGCGTCCTGGGCGACGAGTACATCAAGGCCGAGTTTCGCGCCCATCGCAGCATCGACAACCCCTCGCACCTT ATTGGTTTCTTGACCGAGTGGCAGCTGTATGCCCAGAAGATCGAGGGTGACGCGTGGGCTGGCGACAAGATTGAGCAGGGCAAGCTCGAGAAGATGAGCG AGGAGCAAATACACCAATTGTATGAGCTAATGCAGGCCATACAAAAGCACCGTGGAGAGGGAGGCTCCGGTTGA
- the prh1 gene encoding RNA helicase (COG:A~EggNog:ENOG503NWVV), which yields MAPGTAEQPAKRRKKQQPSNVITIGGKAFSLDSYLDPTPKAPGTKPSAPPSESATPDPEPSTAAGNAATAESKPGKRNLPRQDKKDKPRVNSQEDRQLLKTRKELPIWQHRSEIQAALRSRDSHVLVLVGETGSGKSTQVPQFLYEEPWCQRRKVKLHGSQDEVGVGGSIAITQPRRVAATTLAQRVSREAGTPLGKGRPDGLVGYSVRFDHQVPRGAKIKFLTEGTLLQELLRDPYLRQYSAVIVDEIHERSLDVDLLVGFLKQILMGDLKGRGGIPLKVIIMSATADVDGIRQFFSDIPVADENQERVQVLRIKGRQFPVEVIHEPRPVPDIQDALLKRIFKIHLEEALPGDILAFLTGQEEIESAQKLIEEYAATLASNVPKIKVCPLYGQLSMEGQRDAFLPVKASFTRKIVLATNIAETSVTVPGVRYVVDCGKAKVKKYRPRLGMESLLAKVISKSSALQRTGRAGREGPGKCFRLYAESTFEAFQDADLPEILRNDVLGAVLTMKARGIHDVLAFPLMDTPGTESIEKALLHLHYLGALADDGTITPAGEKMARFPLPAPYGAVLLTAAHPEFDCVNEAIDIVSCITSGDDIFLQLQSEEAQEQAGALRKEIQRREGDIITYLTTMQRYTGENADRTDWCKQRRINLRNMRQALNIRRQLRGMCLKEKLLAEAPPPDPQPFTPIDPERAEVILKCFMRGFAMKTAMLAPDGSYVTIQGKHVVAIHPASVLHGQKKEAIMFLEHVFTNKNYAKKVSAIRANWIVEAMEARY from the coding sequence ATGGCGCCCGGCACCGCAGAGCAGCCCGCAAAGAGGCGCAAAAAGCAGCAGCCTTCCAATGTGATAACAATCGGAGGCAAAGCCTTCTCACTCGACAGTTACCTGGACCCAACCCCCAAGGCCCCTGGAACGAAaccgtcagcgccgccatcagaATCGGCCACGCCTGATCCAGAGCCCTCGACCGCAGCTGGTAATGCCGCGACCGCAGAGTCGAAGCCTGGCAAACGAAATTTGCCAAGGCAAGACAAGAAGGATAAGCCGCGCGTCAACAGCCAAGAGGACCGTCAGCTGCTCAAGACGAGAAAGGAACTTCCCATTTGGCAGCATCGCTCCGAGATTCAGGCCGCGCTCCGATCACGCGACAGCCATGTCCTCGTTCTGGTCGGCGAGACAGGCTCCGGAAAGAGTACACAGGTGCCGCAGTTTCTCTACGAAGAGCCCTGGTGCCAGCGCCGGAAAGTCAAGCTGCATGGTTCCCAGGACGAagtcggcgttggcggcagCATAGCCATCACGCAGCCTAGGCGagtcgcggcgacgacattgGCTCAACGAGTGTCTCGCGAAGCTGGAACCCCTCTAGGGAAGGGGAGGCCGGATGGCCTTGTCGGCTACTCGGTTCGTTTCGACCATCAGGTCCCGCGGGGAGCCAAGATCAAGTTCCTCACCGAGGGTACGCTGCTCCAAGAGCTGCTACGGGATCCGTATCTGCGGCAATACAGCGCCGTGATCGTTGACGAAATCCATGAAAGAAGCCTGGATGTCGATCTACTCGTTGGATTCCTGAAGCAAATCTTGATGGGAGACTTGAAAGGCCGGGGCGGCATTCCCCTCAAAGTCATCATCATGAGCGCGACGGcagacgtcgacggcatccgGCAATTCTTCAGCGACATTCCTGTCGCGGACGAAAACCAGGAGCGCGTTCAAGTGCTTCGCATAAAGGGTCGGCAGTTCCCTGTCGAGGTGATTCACGAGCCTCGGCCGGTTCCGGACATTCAGGACGCCCTGTTGAAACGCATCTTCAAGATCCATCTTGAGGAGGCCCTTCCCGGAGACATACTAGCATTTCTCACTGGCCAAGAGGAGATCGAGTCAGCCCAGAAGCTTATCGAAGAATATGCCGCAACGCTCGCCTCAAACGTGCCCAAAATAAAGGTTTGCCCACTTTACGGGCAGCTTTCAATGGAGGGGCAACGCGACGCCTTTTTACCCGTCAAGGCGTCGTTCACCCGTAAGATTGTCCTGGCCACAAACATTGCCGAGACGTCGGTGACGGTGCCTGGCGTTCGATACGTGGTGGATTGTGGCAAGGCTAAGGTGAAGAAGtaccgcccgcgcctcggcatGGAGTCGCTCCTCGCCAAGGTCATATCAAAGTCGTCGGCACTACAGCGAACGGGCCGCGCAGGTCGTGAGGGGCCTGGCAAGTGCTTCCGGTTGTACGCTGAGAGCACTTTCGAGGCGTTCCAGGACGCAGATCTCCCTGAGATTTTGCGCAACGACGTccttggcgccgtgctgACGATGAAGGCGCGCGGCATTCACGATGTTCTGGCGTTTCCTCTCATGGACACACCGGGAACTGAATCCATTGAGAAGGCTCTACTTCACTTGCACTATTTGGGAgctctcgccgacgacgggacaATCACGCCGGCGGGAGAGAAGATGGCAAGGTTTCCTCTGCCGGCACCGTACGGCGCGGTCTTGCTGACCGCTGCACACCCCGAGTTCGACTGTGTGAACGAGGCTATTGACATTGTATCCTGCATTACATCCGGCGACGACATATTTCTGCAGCTGCAATCAGAGGAGGCCCAGGAGCAGGCGGGAGCTCTGCGCAAAGAGATCCAAAGACGCGAGGGCGACATCATTACGTATCTGACAACCATGCAGCGCTACACAGGGGAGAACGCCGACAGGACCGACTGGTGCAAGCAGAGGAGGATTAATCTACGCAACATGCGGCAGGCGCTCAACATCCGCCGGCAGCTTCGGGGCATGTGTCTCAAGGAGAAACTTTTGGCGgaagcgccgccaccagatCCGCAACCATTTACGCCAATAGACCCCGAGAGGGCTGAAGTGATTCTCAAGTGTTTCATGAGAGGCTTCGCcatgaagacggcgatgcTGGCGCCAGACGGCAGCTATGTGACGATACAGGGAAAGCACGTGGTAGCGATTCACCCGGCGAGCGTCCTGCACgggcagaagaaggaggccaTCATGTTTCTGGAGCACGTCTTCACGAACAAGAACTATGCCAAAAAGGTCAGCGCGATTCGAGCCAACTGGATCGTCGAGGCGATGGAGGCTAGATACTAG
- the SEC9 gene encoding Protein transport protein S9 plasma membrane t-SNARE (EggNog:ENOG503NXKV~COG:U) produces the protein MKKFGFGKKGNSGDEGDDSNRSALFGRKKSSPAPQSDNPYAQQGPASDPYADTAKYANVTPYQQARQGISGGPRPGGTLAGPQSYGDAPRDPDNYGSAPQPSGYGANRYGSGGGYGSDRYGGSSNAAPTPGARGPGGYGGFGRANDNAPDENRDALFSGAQERLANRAEQPPAASATSPSGAYGQSGTAGGSYGGYGEQRELTAEEQEEAEYQAILTEKRQVQQESASSVSRSVQMARQANEVGQATLARLGAQGERLHNTEKNLDLAANQNKIAQDRAAELKTLNRSMFAVHVGNPFTSKQRQQKADDEVLNRHRTERDQRESTRRDGYTANQRMESTFRDINAAGRPRQQPRKKDYGKFNMDDEEGADELEDQIDDGITELEGQVSMMNMVGRAIGKEVDSQNKQIDRIMTKSDAVDDATRMNRERLARIR, from the exons ATGAAGAAGTTCGGCTtcggcaagaagggcaacaGCGGTGACGAAGGTGACGACTCCAACCGCTCTGCCCTCTTCGGCCGCAAGAAATCATCTCCAGCACCGCAATCCGACAACCCCTATGCCCAGCAAGGCCCCGCAAGCGATCCCTATGCCGATACCGCCAAGTACGCCAACGTAACCCCCTACCAGCAGGCCCGCCAAGGCATCAGTGGTGGCCCCCGACCTGGCGGCACTCTAGCTGGCCCCCAGTCATATGGCGATGCGCCCCGTGACCCGGACAACTACGGTTCTGCGCCGCAGCCGTCGGGTTATGGCGCCAACCGCTACGGCTCGGGCGGGGGTTACGGCTCAGATCGCTAcggaggcagcagcaacgccgcTCCGACCCCCGGTGCTAGAGGCCCCGGTGGCTACGGTGGTTTCGGGCGGGCCAACGACAACGCGCCCGACGAAAACCGCGATGCGCTCTTTTCCGGTGCGCAGGAACGCCTCGCCAACAGAGCGGAGCAGCCTCCAGCCGCATCTGCAACTTCCCCGTCCGGCGCGTATGGGCAATCCGGGACCGCTGGGGGTTCGTATGGCGGATATGGCGAGCAGCGAGAGCTGACGGCAGAGGAGCAAGAGGAAGCAGAGTATCAAGCCATCCTGACGGAGAAACGACAGGTCCAGCAAGAgagcgcgtcgtcggtaTCACGCTCGGTACAAATGGCCAGACAGGCCAACGAAGTCGGGCAGGCGACGCTTGCCCGGCTCGGTGCTCAAGGCGAGCGACTCCACAACACGGAGAAGAACCTCGATCTGGCCGCGAATCAAAACAAGATTGCCCAGGACAGGGCCGCGGAGCTCAAGACCCTGAACCGAAGCATGTTtgccgtccatgtcggcaACCCCTTCACCTCCAAGCAGCGCCAGCAAAAGGCGGATGACGAGGTCTTGAACCGCCATCGTACAGAGCGAGATCAGCGAGAGTCGACGCGTCGTGACGGTTACACCGCCAACCAACGCATGGAGTCTACGTTCCGCGACATCAACGCTGCGGGTCGCCCGCGGCAGCAACCTCGTAAGAAAGACTATGGCAAGTTCAACatggacgatgaggagggggCCGACGAACTCGAGGATCAAATCGATGACGGCATCACtgagctcgagggccaggTGTCGATGATGAACATGGTGGGCCGTGCCATTGGCAAGGAAGTCGATTCGCAGAACAAGCAGATCGACAGGATCATGACCAAG AGCGACGCGGTAGACGATGCCACCCGCATGAACAGGGAGCGTTTGGCTCGTATCCGGTAG